From the Candidatus Thermoplasmatota archaeon genome, one window contains:
- the larB gene encoding nickel pincer cofactor biosynthesis protein LarB gives LSILKTMTKHNKNILLTKASKTLYNAVKKRYPKAKYNEQAKVIVIQQHKQKQKKGKILVLTAGTSDIPVAEEAVTTAELLGNKVEKVYDVGVAGVHRLFDIREKIFSANVIIVVAGMDGALPSIVGGLTSKPVIAVPTSVGYGASFKGVAPLLTMLNTCAEGVVVVNIDNGFGAGYFASLVNR, from the coding sequence CTGTCCATTCTAAAAACTATGACAAAACACAACAAAAATATACTACTAACAAAGGCTTCAAAAACTTTGTATAATGCTGTTAAAAAAAGATATCCAAAAGCAAAATATAATGAACAGGCGAAGGTTATTGTGATTCAGCAACATAAACAAAAACAAAAGAAAGGCAAGATACTGGTTTTGACAGCGGGAACATCAGATATTCCGGTTGCTGAAGAAGCAGTTACAACAGCAGAATTACTTGGTAACAAGGTTGAAAAGGTTTATGATGTAGGCGTAGCTGGTGTACATAGATTGTTTGATATCAGAGAAAAGATTTTTTCTGCTAATGTTATAATTGTTGTTGCAGGTATGGATGGTGCGCTACCAAGTATTGTTGGTGGCCTAACCTCAAAACCAGTTATCGCTGTTCCTACAAGCGTTGGATATGGTGCAAGTTTTAAAGGTGTTGCACCGCTTCTAACTATGCTGAATACTTGTGCTGAGGGAGTTGTTGTAGTAAATAT